From Pseudomonas arsenicoxydans:
GCCGAACTATCACAAGGAAGAGAAAATGGCAGACGTAAAAGTGCCGCAGCGGCTGGATCCGCAGGAAATCGTGAAGTTATTGGTGGCGTTGCGCAGGGCGTTGAAGGCCAGGGTGGCCTGAAGAAACCTCAAAACAAAAGATCGCAGCCTCGTTTCACTCGACAGCTCCTAAAACGGATACGCATTCCAATGTAGGAGCTGTCGAGTGAAACGAGGCTGCGATCTTTTGCTCTTCTGGCGCAATAAAAAACGCCGACGCTTTACCAGCCGCCGGCGTTCGAAACCTTGAAGGGGTTTGATGCTGCGTCGAATCAGAACGCCGGCAGTACCGCGCCGCTGTACTTCTTCTCGATGAAGGCTTTCACTTCCGGGCTGGTCAAGGCTTTGGCCAGTTTCTGGATGGCAACGCTGTCCTTGTTGTCCGGACGAGCCACCAGGAAGTTCACGTAAGGCGAATCGGCACCTTCGATCACCAGCGCATCTTTAGCCGGGTTCAGACCTGCTTCCAGCGCGTAGTTGGTGTTGATCATGTCCAGGTCAACCTGGTCCAGAACGCGCGGCAGCATGGCCGATTCCAGTTCCTTGAACTTGAAGTTGTGCGGGTTCTTGGCGATGTCTTTCGGGGTAGCCAAGGCGTTTTTCGGGTCTTTCAACTCGATCAGGCCAGCCTTCTGCAGCAGAATCAGGGCACGGCCGCTGTTGCTGCCTTCGTTCGGGATGGCAATGGTCGCGCCGTCCTTCAGCTCAGCCAGGGTTTTGACTTTCTTCGAGTAGCCACCGAACGGTTCGACGTGGACGCCGATCACGGTTACCAGGTTAGTGCCTTTGCCTTCGTTGAAGCTTTTCAGGTACGGCAGGGTCTGGAAGTAGTTGGCGTCCAGACGCTTCTGATCGACCTGTACGTTCGGTTGAACGTAGTCGGTGAACACTTTGATTTCCAGGTCTACGCCTTCTTTGGCGAGGGTTGGCTTGATCAGTTCCAGAATTTCGGCGTGTGGAACGGGGGTCGCCGCAACCACCAGTTTCTCGCCAGCCTGGGCCAGGCCCGCGGTCAGGGCAGCCGCCAGTGCGGTGAACAACAGAACCTTTTTCATGCAGTGTCCTTATCGAAAATCACGGTCGTCATCGACGACGGCTTGTTTAGTACGAGTGCCAGTGAAGTGCTATCGCTGGCGTGAAGCGGACAATACCGGGATTTTTTATTCCCGAACAATATCTTTTATTCACTTTCATATTCCATTTTGTTCACACAGGCCGTTACAGCGTTTGCGCCAGGCTATTCAGCAAACTCTTCAATGCCGAACGCTCGGTAGCCGTGCCGTTTTTAACGGTATGAGCCACTTGCTGCTCGATCTGCAGCAACGAGACAGGCGCCTCTGGCAGATTCAAATGCTCCGGCAAAATCTCGTCGCCGGTGCTGACCAGCAGCGCAAAGTGAATGACGTTTTCCAGCTCCCGGGTGTTGCCCGGCCAACTGTGTCGCTCCAGCACAAGCTGCGCCGCTTCGCTGATCAGCGGCACCGGCAGGTCAAGGCGCTGGCTGTAGATGCCGAGGAAATATTCCGACAACGAAAGAATATCGCCGACCCGATCACGCAGCGCCGGTAGTTCGAGCTGTCCTTCGCTGAGGTAGTGATAAAGCCGCTCATGAAATTTTCCGGCGGCCACTGCTTGCGCCAGGTCAATGCTGGTGGCGGCCACAAGACGCACGTCGACCGGGCTCGGCTGATGAGCGCCAACGCGCGTCACCTCGTGGTTTTCCAGCGCCGCAAGCAACTTGATCTGGATCGGCAACGGCAGGTCGCCGATCTCATCCAGGTACAAGGTTCCACCATTGGCCGAGCCGAACCAGCCTGCGCGACTGCTGGCCGAACCGGTGTAACTGCCGGCGGCGTAACCAAACAGTTCAGCATCGGCATAGGTCGGGCTGATCGCGCCGCAATTCACCGAGACAAATAGACCGCCACGATCACTGGCGCGATGGATGTGCCGCGCGAGCAATTCTTTACCACTGCCGGTTTCGCCACGGATCAATACCGAGATCGAGCGCGGTGCCAGCTGTTCCAGTTCCTGGCGCAACTGACGGGAGCGTGGGTCGACAAAAACCAGTGCCTTGGCGCGGATGCTCAGCGGGCTTTTTTCGGCGTCGGGAAAGGTCAGCAATGGCTGGCCGAAGGTTTCAAAACTCATGGCAGAC
This genomic window contains:
- a CDS encoding sigma 54-interacting transcriptional regulator, with product MSFETFGQPLLTFPDAEKSPLSIRAKALVFVDPRSRQLRQELEQLAPRSISVLIRGETGSGKELLARHIHRASDRGGLFVSVNCGAISPTYADAELFGYAAGSYTGSASSRAGWFGSANGGTLYLDEIGDLPLPIQIKLLAALENHEVTRVGAHQPSPVDVRLVAATSIDLAQAVAAGKFHERLYHYLSEGQLELPALRDRVGDILSLSEYFLGIYSQRLDLPVPLISEAAQLVLERHSWPGNTRELENVIHFALLVSTGDEILPEHLNLPEAPVSLLQIEQQVAHTVKNGTATERSALKSLLNSLAQTL
- a CDS encoding MetQ/NlpA family ABC transporter substrate-binding protein, producing the protein MKKVLLFTALAAALTAGLAQAGEKLVVAATPVPHAEILELIKPTLAKEGVDLEIKVFTDYVQPNVQVDQKRLDANYFQTLPYLKSFNEGKGTNLVTVIGVHVEPFGGYSKKVKTLAELKDGATIAIPNEGSNSGRALILLQKAGLIELKDPKNALATPKDIAKNPHNFKFKELESAMLPRVLDQVDLDMINTNYALEAGLNPAKDALVIEGADSPYVNFLVARPDNKDSVAIQKLAKALTSPEVKAFIEKKYSGAVLPAF